AAATGGCGACTTCTCTgctggcttttattccgtgggTGATAATGCCCATTGCTTTGCCATTTGGTTTAGCGACTCACGCACCGTAGTTTGGATGGCAAACCGTGACAACCCAGTTAATGGAAAGCACTCaaagctctctctcttcgaTACAGGCAATCTCATCTTAACTGATGCCACTAAGGTAAATGTCACCGTTTGGGCCACAAACACTGTCTCACTCTCCTCAGTCCAATTATTTCTCAACGACACCGGTAATCTTGTTCTATGTGACAAGGAAGGTATTGTTTTGTGGCAAAGCTTTGACTTCCCTACAGATACCCTTCTTCCTCAACAACTACTCACTAGAAAAACAAAGCTTGTCTCTTCAAGAAGCCAGACCAAGTTTTCCTCTGGTTTCTATGAGCTTTCCTTCAACAACGACAACCTTCTTCGCTTTGTTTATAATGGCTTAGATGTTTCTGATAGTTATTGGTTTTATTCAGGGCATGAAGATTACAATATTAGCACACTTGTCTTTAATTCCTTAGGGAATTTAAGTCCATCCGATGATTTTACCATTTTGTCAGCCGACTATGGAGCAATGCTTCATAGAAGATTGACACTTGATTACGATGGTAATATTCGATTGTACAGTTGGGAAGAGGAGAGGCAGAGTTGGGTTGTTTCATGGCAAGCCATTCAGAGACCTTGCATCATTGCTGGTGCTTGTGGGGCTAACAGTTTTTGCAGTTACGTTACTGGTTATGGCAGGAAATGTTCCTGCCCATCAGGATACAAGATGAAAAATCGTAGCGATTGGGCTGATGGCTGTGAACTCGTAGTTGAACTCTCTTGCAAGGAAAATGAGTCGGGGTTTCTGATGTTATCCCATGTTGACTTTTACTCGTATTACGGGAATGATTTTGGGAACTTCCTCAATTACACATTTGATCAATGTAGGGATCTATGTTTGGCAGCATGTGATTGCATAGCGTTCGAATACAACTTCAACAAGGAGGCTGGTTATTCAAAATGTTATCCTAAGACACGATTGCTAAATGGGTATCGTTCGCCAGAATTAAATGGAGACGTCTATCTGAAACTACCAAAAAGCTATATCTTGTCCCACCACAATCCTctagaaaaattcaatttaaattgCTCAGGTGATGGTACACTACAAAGCGGTAAAAACAGCACAGAGAAATTCATGCTCTGGTTTGCTTGTGGAGTGGGTGGACTTGaaatcatctctctctttctggtGTGGTGTCTTTTCATCAAAATCGAGAAAAGTTTAGGTGTTGACAAGCAAGCCTATGATCGTGCTGCCATCGGATTCAGAAAATTTACATATACAGAACTAAAAAAGGCCACAAAGAATTTTAGTGAAGAGATTGGAAGAGGTGCGGGAGGAATTGTCTACAAAGGGGTGTTGTCTGACAAACGAGTTGCCGCAATCAAACTTCTCAAAGAAGCCAGCCAAGGAGAAGGTGAATTTCTAGCTGAAGTAACCATCATTGGAAGGATTAACCACATGAACTTAATAGAGATGTGGGGTTATTGTGCAGAGGGAAAGTATCGGCTTTTAGTGTATGAGTATATGGAGCATGGTTCTTTAGCAGATAACCTTTCAGCCAATGTACTTGATTGGGAAAAAAGGTTCAAAATTGTTGTGGGCACTGCAAAAGGCCTAGCCTATTTGCATGAAGATTGCTTGGATTGGATTTTGCATTGTGATATAAAGCCTCaaaataccatgttaaattgGTTGTTATGTACTGCTGTTATTGATTACAGGATAATTCATTTGAAATGTTCGTAGGGAACATTGATACATGCAAGCATCAGAAagagtcttgctcaaagttttcGTCCACAACTAATTGAAGGGAGCATATATACAATTACAAATTTCTTAGTAGAAGAATATAAAGGGAACTATCGTCCAGTACATAACGATCTCAAAATACTTTTTAATTCAACAACTTcagtcacaaaattcaaaggaTTTGACCATTCAATACCTCAGGTCCAATTTGAATTTGCTGATTATGGAACAATAGCTTCCCGTTGTTATAACACAACTTACTTAACtggtaatttatattattttacaagCCAAGCATCTACTTTTACAGagctaaaaaataatgcaattcatatcttaatattgactttttttaaaaaaaataatgtgctCTTAACAGATGTGATTGGCATATTGGACTACATTGGAGCCATTGAGGAGATCAAAACAAGAGGGCGTCCAACAAAGATAAGAAACATTCAACTGTTGTTAGAAGAGTAAGAtatatatacattattttaaacttatatgttataatttttaaataactcaAACTTACATATAAACAACTTCAGGAACAAATCTGTTCAAACAACTTTATTGGGAAATACTGCACAACAAATAGATGATGATTtctacaaaacaaataaagggCCATTCATAGTAATAGTCACTTCAACTATAGTGAAAACTTTCAGAGGTAACAATTGATTAACTCATTTATCAAATATGTAATGTTTATGTATCTATAAtacttataaattttataacttttttatagGTCAATATCAACTATCATCCACTTTTGCAACAAAGCTGTACGTAAATTTAAACATTCCAGAAGTTGCAGAAATGAGAAACAAGTAAGTACTATTACACTTTTTCTTTACAAGAGTGTACCTACTTAGCAATATTCCTTAAATGATAGATATATACAAATAGAAACTGTTCTGTTATTGTTTTTATGAGTTATACATAAATTTTGATTAGATACAGCACAAAAGACATAAACGTAAAAGATATACTGCCAAAGGGACTCCCTAAAATTCAAGATGCAGAACTGGccttacataataaaaaaacagtTGTTGAAATAAAGAACTTGGAATGGAACTTAGAGACAAAGGTATCAACTATATTCTTACATCATGAATTTATCGTAATTAGTAACTGTTTATGTGTTTTGTAAtaagatataattttataaattgactaATCTTTGTGTTATAGAACTTGATGGTAACATGCAATGCCAAAATCATTAATATCAACAACAAATATGGATGGTATTATGTTGCATGCCTTATATGCAAGACGAAAGTGAAACAAGTCAAAGGAGTTCTATGGTGTGAACGTTGTAAAAATGAGCCAAAATTTGCAGTCCCaaggtaattaaaaaaaatgatttgtaaattctaaaacacacacaaattatatataatattctaTTAACAACTTTGTATCTAAAATAGCTATAGAATACAAGTCCAAGTACAAGATGAGACCGGCTCAACCACATTCATATTGTTTGACAAAGGAACTGagaaaattatttctaaaactGCAAAAGAACTTGCAGAGATGCAAGAAGAGGTAATTTCGTATATAAATGTCAGccctatatatttattttctgaaaactaAAGTTTTAATACTTTCTTACCAATGTtgcatgtatatatacatattttgctAATTTTATGATACTTTGTTTATATAGATGTTGAAATTAGATGAGAATATTTTACCAAAagagattcaaaaaataattggcAATGAATATTTGTTCCAACTGCATCTTGATGAATATAATTTGAagtatggaaaagaaaattacacGGTCTCAAAGATTTTGGAGATGGAAATTTCACATaagcaaaaaaactcaagtaAAGTTGAAGAACATCAGGTGATTGAAGCATACTTACTTCACCTTGCTTACAATATGATTCAAACATTAGTCTACACATAATTTACTTTACATATGTAACTGATACATAAGAATGCAAATTATTGCAAGGCACAATGGaggaaattgtaagaaaatCAAGGAAGGACAAGTACATAGCCagtcaaaaaatagaaataggagAAACATCTATTGAAAGACCTGAAAGAATGCCGCTCCAAATGCTTCAAAAACGTCAAAAGGGTACTAAGCAAATTgcttcaaagaagaaaaaaaactgaaCTCTAATGTATATAATACCTTACTCTACGAGTCTTTATGTATTTCAtagtattgttattttttttttctttagaagtGTAAACTGAATGTACTGAATAAAGCTGACAGATTAGGACAACATTACtataaaatgtaattaaatttCCCAATTTGGTATGTTAGACACTGTGATGATCCCAAAATGGTTGATTTCAAAGTGTATAAGCTGAATGAAGAATGTAGTCAACAGGATTtgctttaataaaataaatacattttcCCCTGTTGTTCTGTTGTTGTAAAGTAAGAAGTATGATGCGTTGACaattattttaagttatgtTTGTTCAGCTACTGCATCCAAGCAGATTACCTCCACAAGCAGTTTTTTctttagttaaaattgaaatcTTTTGTTCATTGTGGTTCATAGGAATGGTACATAAGAATATCACATTTTTCAAGTACATTTTAAATCTACTGTGATtcaagtttataaatttttttatgaagtttctatttttatttttaactctaTATTACTTTATTCTTGTGTACCAATTGCTAATTTGGAATTGTTAACACTTAATTTAGAAAAATGCTGTCAATAATTTAGTGAATATGTAAATGATGTTGTATTGAGTCATTTTGGTGAATTAAGTACAACATAAGTGAAATTGAATgttactatcttttttttttccctttaatttcGTTACGAACTTAGAAATATGAGTTAGTTCAGAGTGTTTTGGTTGGGATGGTtttgatttaagttttttaggaGGGTTAGTTATACAGTGAAAAACATGTCTGTTTATTTCAATGTAATTTGTCAGGATCCTTCGTAAATACCATCAAAAATAGGGTTGTGATGACTAAGAGTCTTTACAATGTATAGTATATATTAAAAGCAATCAGCTGTATTTTCTTCTacttatgagattttaaatGATCTCGCGCATTGCGCGGGTTAAACACtagcatatatataaaatcagaGACTTCATGCGAGAGAGTATGAAGTTCTGCCATGTGGCGCACTCTATGAAGAGAATCGAGATACCCTTAAGCCATATTAAggataagaacaaatttaaaagtgaagactctttatttcctttggttcaatgtttcaagactaatttttgttacattttttattcaatttttaagaCTACTATTTATTTCATGTGGtccaatgtttcaagactttccatctctcacacacacaaaaaactctTTGCATTTCCATTCATCCTTTTCACTTTTACTCCTTTATATACACGTCCATAGCCTTTCATACCATCCTATCTCAACTATACACTTAGataaaaaatgatgtcatttagCTTCAACCTTTCAATGACACCTACATAACTCCAACATTGCAATATCATTTGATCGTAACCCGTATGAGCAGGCTATGACCAATGAAGGGGGCTTGCGGTTTTGGTGTTGAAGTCAGACATTGTAGATTTTGTGAAGGTTATGATTTGCTTGGAGTCTTTGGATGTTTGAGATTTTGGTTTGCGaaagttataaatgtattttattttagaactaaagaaaaagaaaaagaaacatactaattgattatttatgaagttagcttttctttttttttctttttcttttttaattttgtattagaATTCATAACTTGTAGGTTTCTTTGTATGTAGCCATAGTGATAAAAACAAAAGTCGACGGTGACTTAAAagtatttttcacttttttttaaaggatacgGAAGCCCAACTAAAGCcaattgaattttgataaataaatgtGTTTTTAGCAAATTTCCCTTTGTTTAATCGCATTCTCTTTATATTGATACTTACAAATGATTTccttaatttcattgaaataaTTAACTAGGTGTTTGTAATCAAGGTCTCCATATTTGGTTGTAAGAATAGAGTGGTTGAAAAAGTGTTTGGTAGCTCGCTTAAATTTATGTaaagagataagaacaaatttaaaagtagagactctttatttcctttggttcaatgtttcaagactaatttttgttacattttttattcaatgttttAAGACTACTATTTATTTCAtgtggttcaatgtttcaagactttccatctctcacacacacaaaaaaccatTTGTATTTCCATTCATCCTTTCCACTTTTACTCCTTGTCCATTGCCTTTCATACCATCCTATCTCAAATACAATAAGacaaaaaatgatgtcatttagCTTCAACCTTTCAATGACACCTACATAACTCCAACGTTACAATATCATTTGATCATAACCCGTATGAGTAGGCTATGACCAATGAAGAGGGCTTGAGTTTTTTATTCAGTGACGGTAGCTTACAGTTTTGATGTTGAAGTCAGACGTTGTAGATTTTGTAAAGGTTATGATTCGCTTGGAGTCTTTGGGTGTTTGAGATTTTGGTTTGGGaaagttataaatgtattttattttagaactaaagaaaaagaaaaagaaacattctaattgattatttatgaagttagcttttttttaattaaaaaaaaaattgtgttagaattcataatttgtaggtttcTTTGTATGTACCCATagggataaaaacaaaaatcgaTGGTGACTTAAAagtatttttcacttttttttaaaggatacaGAAGCCCAACTAAAGCcaattgaattttgataaatgaatGTGTTTTTTCCAAATTTCCCTTTGTTTAATCACGTTCTCTTCATATTGATACTTACAAATGATTTccttaatttcattgaaataaTTAATTGGGTGTTTATAATCAAGGTCTCCATATTTGGTTGTGAGAATAGAGTGGTTGAGAAAGTGTTTGGTGGGTTgcttaaatttatgtaattttaggatataaaagtattttatattttaaattcttttttgtagatttcaaaatcatttaattagtttgaaaaataaaatctacttttaacaataaatattataatatattataatcttataatgttatacaatttttttaaataaattatgaattaaaaaagatcAAGTTTCAAAGTATTTAACAATATTGTGggcaaacataaatattatacaacaaaataagTATAAAGTATTATATGTAGattttaatatacaaaaaaatggtttcaaatgaaattgtaaAGTAGCCTGCGCATTGCGCAAGATATCatctaatttattataaaaactgTTAAGTCAGCAGCGGTACTAATATTTGAAGTTTTAGGGGCTGTTTGGgtgaaaaaaaatggtcacgcatcactcatcactctatAACTCATTTTCTATCTCCCAATAATGACAAAATATCTCACTCAGCTTGTTTGACACCCAACACCCAATTATGTTTTCAacataaaaagctaaaaaaactGGAACCCACACACTCTGAACTCACTTGTGCACTTGACCCCCTACCCGACCCTATTAACTCCATTCACCAGTTGAATACCTCACTTTACCAAATCACATTCTTCTCCATTTTGTCTCGCACGCTTAACGCCATCAATGGCTTCTGCTCAAGCATCACCCACCTTCGCCAATGCCACCAACGATGCCACTGCTTTCTTCCTCCCTCCTCTTTACTGAAACCGAACCCACAACAGCCCCTTCACGTCCTTCCTCCGTCCTCAAAGCCGATCCAACTCCTCTAGTAACTTCCGTGAAGGCTTAAAGTCGTATGATTTATGGGTTGTGGAATATGATTGTGTGGCCTTTATTAATGGTAATAAGATTAACTATTCAggattattgaaaaaaatttggtttctAATTTATTTGCACAAGGTTATTGAATAATGAACTCACTATCATGTATAGTTGTTTATTTCAATAGTATTATATTTACAGGAATTATTCTATTAAGAACTGTGTATTGTTTCacgttattttttaaattcaaataatgtTGCTTACATaagtactatttcaattaaatcCAAGGTTCATGAAAGATGCTTGTGTTGTTAGTTGAGATCTTCAAGAACTTTGACAAAATGAATGATTGTGCCGAAAAGATATCGAGCTATAAGCACACACTTAGATGGAGATAGCTATGAAAATGAcaatatgcaatttttatttccATTCGAGGAACAAATTAAATGAGTAAATGTTCATTTAATTATTAGTAACTTGTGTATGTCATCTTAATTATTGTTGTCAAATCTGTCTTGCTATTTTATCTAACTCACAAAACTGTTgcaccaaacatatttttttaagcGTTGAATAAATTATTCCTATTCGTTTTAGACTTCATCTTGACCACAACTAGAATAAACTACTTGAATGCAAAAACACACTCAatttgattatgattttttgttgtcttcaattttctcaaatttgctCACAAGCATTTCCAGGTCAGTAATCACTACTATGGATTtaatagaaaatgaaagattttttccatttaatgAACATTGATACATCAGTCTTCAAGAATCTGATTTCGGTCCCTTTTGCCACTCAGAATTTGTTTTAGTAGAATATTTGTAGGCAATTTCGCATCAGTAGAATATTTGACCCTTGTTAACACAATTTTGTAGAAATAGCAATGGCTTTTGAATTGGAAAAAAACTTGAAAGTAATGCTTCTTTGTTTATGTTGGTAGCAGCTCCATTTTGAATGGAATACACCTTTTTCGTTGTGACCTATTGGTTACTCTTGCACATAATGTATCACATCAATATGCATAATGTCTTGGTCAAAGTTTTAGTTTATATGCCACTCATTGTTATATGCACATATAGATATGGTTAACAGAAGTAAACAAAAAGGGTACATGCAATCAAGTTGAATacaatttgatttaaatatttCCTTTACAACGTCAAAATTGACTAAAGCTCCAATTTTATGATTAGGTATCATAATATTATCTGACTATGTGACAAACACCATGAACTCTGCTTCATTTCTTAAATTGATAGAAGTAACTACTAACACTTGTTGTTGTGGACTACTATATAAGTTGAGCATAACAATCTATACTATTTGCTctgtttgtgttgttttgtaCTAGTGGAGGCAACGCAGACAATGTCTGAGGCCAATAGTTACAGCTCCACTTGTATTCAGCACATGTGCGACATGAATCGGTGTGTGCTTAAGATGTCCCTCTCTCCCCAGAATTTCGAAAGGAGGTTTTATGGATGTCAACATTGGTCACCAATCTATATCATCTCCTTTTACTATTGTACTATATTTTTATGCAAACTGCCGAATCACCTTACTTGCCCATCATATTTATATGGTATGCATTTTGTTGTAGGACTCCGATCAACATTGTAAGTTCTTTCAATGGTTGGACAATAAAACATGTCCTTGTGGCTATGAAACAGCATCAATTGTGTGGGAAAGATTCACAAAACTGGCAACTGAGGCTGAGGCTGCAAAAAATGAGAGGGACAATGCCCATGCACTGGAAATAGAAGCACGGAAGCGGAAAAGGGTAGCAAAGCGCAAGGCAGAAAAATCTAGGCTTGCACTTTGGATTGCTAAACATAAACTTTACAAGTATAGGGTGGCTTTATTTATGTCTTGGCTTGTAGTTGggatgtattttctttttttcactgtATTTGGGGGCCATGGACACATGCAATTGTGCCTGCTgtgatttcaatttttgtcacgTGAGCTATGTTTGACACTAATCCTTTGCATGTTTAACTAACCAATATA
This is a stretch of genomic DNA from Quercus lobata isolate SW786 unplaced genomic scaffold, ValleyOak3.0 Primary Assembly Scq3eQI_100, whole genome shotgun sequence. It encodes these proteins:
- the LOC115972949 gene encoding putative receptor protein kinase ZmPK1, whose amino-acid sequence is MPTPTLTIESGIEPDNELDAKDTFFNEIKSLNEVGISPSSALDERFKYSKYAFSVTEVGIFPLSLLSGFGSNGASPIVVISRFSTGTSLFVEKPDILISPNGDFSAGFYSVGDNAHCFAIWFSDSRTVVWMANRDNPVNGKHSKLSLFDTGNLILTDATKVNVTVWATNTVSLSSVQLFLNDTGNLVLCDKEGIVLWQSFDFPTDTLLPQQLLTRKTKLVSSRSQTKFSSGFYELSFNNDNLLRFVYNGLDVSDSYWFYSGHEDYNISTLVFNSLGNLSPSDDFTILSADYGAMLHRRLTLDYDGNIRLYSWEEERQSWVVSWQAIQRPCIIAGACGANSFCSYVTGYGRKCSCPSGYKMKNRSDWADGCELVVELSCKENESGFLMLSHVDFYSYYGNDFGNFLNYTFDQCRDLCLAACDCIAFEYNFNKEAGYSKCYPKTRLLNGYRSPELNGDVYLKLPKSYILSHHNPLEKFNLNCSGDGTLQSGKNSTEKFMLWFACGVGGLEIISLFLVWCLFIKIEKSLGVDKQAYDRAAIGFRKFTYTELKKATKNFSEEIGRGAGGIVYKGVLSDKRVAAIKLLKEASQGEGEFLAEVTIIGRINHMNLIEMWGYCAEGKYRLLVYEYMEHGSLADNLSANVLDWEKRFKIVVGTAKGLAYLHEDCLDWILHCDIKPQNTMLNWLLCTAGTLIHASIRKSLAQSFRPQLIEGSIYTITNFLVEEYKGNYRPVHNDLKILFNSTTSVTKFKGFDHSIPQVQFEFADYGTIASRCYNTTYLTDVIGILDYIGAIEEIKTRGRPTKIRNIQLLLEENKSVQTTLLGNTAQQIDDDFYKTNKGPFIVIVTSTIVKTFRGQYQLSSTFATKLYVNLNIPEVAEMRNKYSTKDINVKDILPKGLPKIQDAELALHNKKTVVEIKNLEWNLETKNLMVTCNAKIININNKYGWYYVACLICKTKVKQVKGVLWCERCKNEPKFAVPSYRIQVQVQDETGSTTFILFDKGTEKIISKTAKELAEMQEEMLKLDENILPKEIQKIIGNEYLFQLHLDEYNLKYGKENYTVSKILEMEISHKQKNSSKVEEHQVIEAYLLHLAYNMIQTLVYT